A genome region from Bacteroidia bacterium includes the following:
- a CDS encoding prohibitin family protein yields MMKYGVLGLSVIVIACIVVIYFFSEMFVTIETGEKGIIFYKFGGGLDKKEVLGQGLHTLAPWNTCFVYDTRIQESGEEMEVLASNGLSILLDLSYRYSPIPEEIGYLHEEIGEDFHRRIVIPEIRSSTRKVIGKYLPEELYSTKREVIQEEIFHQTDAAIKKKHIKLDALLIRSIKLPETIKVAIESKLKQEQESMEYEFKISKEKKEAERKRIEAQGIKDFQNIVSEGISDKLLRWKGIEATQELAKSQNSKVVIVGNGKDGLPVILGRD; encoded by the coding sequence ATGATGAAGTATGGGGTTCTTGGGCTAAGTGTTATCGTAATTGCCTGTATTGTTGTGATATATTTCTTTTCGGAGATGTTTGTTACTATTGAGACAGGAGAAAAAGGCATAATTTTCTATAAGTTTGGAGGGGGGTTAGATAAAAAAGAGGTTTTAGGCCAAGGGCTTCATACGCTTGCTCCGTGGAACACTTGTTTTGTCTATGACACCCGCATTCAAGAGAGTGGTGAGGAAATGGAGGTATTGGCCAGTAATGGTCTTTCTATATTGTTAGATTTATCTTATCGTTACTCTCCAATACCCGAAGAAATCGGGTACTTGCATGAAGAAATCGGCGAAGATTTTCACCGAAGAATCGTAATTCCGGAGATACGATCTTCTACCAGAAAAGTTATTGGAAAATATTTACCCGAAGAATTGTATTCTACGAAAAGAGAAGTTATTCAAGAGGAAATTTTTCACCAAACAGACGCTGCTATTAAAAAGAAGCACATCAAATTAGATGCTTTATTGATTCGCAGTATCAAACTACCGGAAACAATTAAGGTTGCGATAGAGTCAAAACTAAAACAAGAGCAAGAATCTATGGAATATGAGTTTAAAATTTCTAAAGAAAAAAAAGAAGCTGAAAGAAAACGTATTGAAGCACAGGGAATTAAAGACTTTCAAAATATAGTTTCTGAAGGTATTTCTGATAAACTACTTCGCTGGAAAGGTATTGAGGCTACCCAAGAGTTGGC
- a CDS encoding FAD-binding protein produces the protein MKIANWAGTRTYNPEKTFSPRNEEEVCQIVKNTVKEGRKLKVIGSGLSFSDAPAIEQDVLILNNMSNILKINKEEPKITVQGGANIREINRQLAENGLGFKNFGSIVMQTAAGYTGTATHGTGIRTQILSADITEMKLVDGSGNPQTLNRNQNPELFNYARVHLGLLGIITEITFDCKKAFDVEEELKLLDFDTVLANLNKILQENEYCKLWWMPHTNKIQVYTYNSTTRPRTRTSLKDFLETSGLSTVGFSALIYLSRLYPKMTTVMNQIIQSSYFTPHIRRNQSDALFNISKMIPTHDEMEYAIPIENAAKAIDETRNLIQRNKHFVNFPMEVRFVAQDDIPLSPAYQRDICYIGAYTSIPKLAEAYFRDFENMVKPYQGRPHWGKNFYLTSEEFQKIYPKFHEFSAMRKNIDPNNIFSNRFSKRVFGY, from the coding sequence ATGAAGATAGCAAATTGGGCAGGAACACGAACTTACAATCCTGAAAAAACATTTTCTCCCCGCAATGAGGAAGAAGTTTGCCAAATAGTAAAAAACACTGTTAAAGAAGGCCGAAAATTAAAAGTAATCGGTTCTGGATTGTCCTTTTCGGATGCTCCGGCAATAGAGCAAGATGTCTTGATACTGAATAATATGTCAAACATCCTAAAAATCAACAAAGAAGAGCCAAAAATCACGGTTCAAGGAGGTGCTAACATTCGGGAAATAAACCGCCAATTAGCAGAAAACGGATTAGGATTCAAAAATTTTGGCTCTATTGTGATGCAAACAGCTGCCGGATATACCGGCACAGCAACTCACGGAACAGGTATCCGTACCCAAATTTTATCCGCAGATATTACCGAAATGAAATTAGTGGATGGAAGCGGCAACCCCCAAACCCTAAACCGTAACCAAAATCCAGAACTCTTTAACTACGCCCGTGTACATCTGGGCCTACTTGGCATCATTACCGAAATTACATTTGACTGCAAAAAAGCCTTTGACGTAGAAGAAGAACTTAAACTACTTGATTTTGATACAGTTCTGGCTAACTTAAATAAAATTTTACAGGAAAACGAATACTGTAAACTTTGGTGGATGCCGCATACCAATAAAATTCAGGTATATACCTACAACAGCACTACGCGCCCACGTACCCGAACTTCCCTAAAAGACTTTTTAGAAACCAGCGGACTTTCCACAGTTGGCTTTTCGGCTCTTATCTACCTAAGTCGCCTATATCCCAAAATGACGACCGTAATGAATCAGATAATTCAAAGTTCTTACTTTACTCCGCACATCAGAAGAAACCAAAGTGATGCCTTATTTAACATTAGTAAAATGATTCCTACTCACGATGAAATGGAATATGCCATCCCAATCGAAAATGCTGCAAAAGCCATTGACGAAACCCGAAATTTAATACAACGGAATAAGCATTTTGTGAATTTTCCGATGGAAGTTCGGTTTGTTGCCCAAGATGATATTCCGCTAAGCCCTGCATATCAGCGAGATATTTGCTACATCGGAGCCTATACAAGTATCCCTAAATTGGCAGAAGCATACTTTCGTGATTTTGAAAATATGGTTAAACCCTACCAAGGAAGACCACATTGGGGGAAAAATTTTTATTTAACATCAGAAGAATTCCAAAAAATATACCCTAAATTTCATGAATTTAGTGCTATGAGAAAAAATATAGACCCCAATAACATCTTTAGTAATAGGTTTTCCAAAAGAGTTTTTGGATATTAA